In the genome of Bradyrhizobium arachidis, one region contains:
- a CDS encoding PilZ domain-containing protein, with translation MALANKKFLPAAEERRRFQRVKVHLLGRYMLPDRREFPCQVINMSPGGLALLAPGIGNVGDRVVAYLDHIGRVEGKITRIIDNGFAMTIGATPRKRDKLAAQLTWLANRDILNLPEDRRHDRIVPRNPIAVLTLEDGTKMTCRIIDLSLSGAAIAAENRPPLKSTVFLGRVQGRVVRNLEDGFALEFMHEQPAETLEESVTAR, from the coding sequence ATGGCGTTGGCGAACAAAAAATTTCTTCCGGCCGCCGAGGAACGTCGGCGTTTTCAGCGGGTGAAGGTTCACCTGCTCGGTCGCTACATGCTGCCGGACCGCCGTGAATTCCCCTGCCAGGTGATCAACATGTCGCCGGGGGGTCTTGCGCTGCTCGCGCCCGGCATCGGCAATGTCGGTGACCGCGTGGTCGCCTATCTCGACCATATCGGCCGCGTCGAGGGCAAGATCACCCGCATCATCGACAATGGCTTTGCCATGACGATCGGCGCGACGCCGCGCAAGCGCGACAAGCTCGCGGCGCAGCTGACCTGGCTCGCCAACCGCGACATTCTCAATCTGCCCGAGGATCGCCGCCACGACCGTATCGTGCCGCGCAACCCGATCGCGGTGCTGACGCTCGAGGACGGCACCAAGATGACCTGCCGCATCATCGACCTGTCACTGTCCGGCGCGGCGATCGCCGCGGAGAACCGGCCGCCGCTGAAATCGACGGTTTTCCTCGGCCGGGTCCAGGGCCGCGTGGTCCGCAACCTCGAAGACGGCTTCGCGCTGGAGTTCATGCACGAGCAGCCGGCCGAGACACTCGAAGAGAGCGTTACCGCGCGGTAA
- a CDS encoding transglutaminase-like cysteine peptidase encodes MLDFRGQGKGLAIAAMLFGISATAQAGEGRLLYASLGDTTRAPIGWVEFCADNAAQCQSGPTQPRDIVMSQTAWRDLVKVNRWVNETVKPLTDQEHWGVIEKWSLPTDGYGDCEDYVLLKRKMLMDAGWPREALLITVVRDKKGEGHAVLTVKTDKGEFVLDNQNENVVAWTETGYRFVKRQSQSDPNVWVSLGDTKPAVSTASARD; translated from the coding sequence ATGTTGGACTTCAGGGGACAGGGGAAAGGCTTGGCGATCGCCGCCATGCTCTTCGGGATCAGCGCGACAGCGCAGGCCGGCGAAGGCCGTCTGCTCTACGCGAGCCTCGGCGACACCACGCGTGCGCCGATCGGCTGGGTCGAGTTCTGTGCGGACAATGCCGCGCAGTGCCAGAGCGGGCCGACGCAGCCGCGCGACATCGTGATGTCGCAGACGGCTTGGCGCGACCTCGTCAAGGTCAATCGCTGGGTCAACGAGACCGTCAAGCCTTTGACCGACCAGGAGCACTGGGGCGTGATCGAGAAGTGGTCGCTGCCGACCGACGGCTACGGCGACTGTGAAGACTACGTGCTGCTGAAGCGCAAGATGCTGATGGATGCCGGATGGCCGCGCGAGGCCCTGCTCATCACCGTCGTGCGCGACAAGAAGGGCGAAGGACACGCGGTGCTGACGGTGAAGACCGACAAGGGCGAGTTCGTTCTCGACAATCAGAACGAGAACGTCGTGGCCTGGACGGAGACCGGCTACCGCTTCGTCAAGCGCCAGTCGCAGAGCGATCCCAACGTCTGGGTCTCGCTGGGCGACACCAAGCCGGCGGTCTCCACCGCCAGCGCGCGAGATTAG
- a CDS encoding CYTH and CHAD domain-containing protein, with protein MLKSDATPARKTPGAPDGNPVPKDNKRTQVAAGFLRQIDLAEAGAEPKTVEGAVSDQTPSQDATPAPEPTQSTVAARVSAEIELKLLVDAERMAHFNAAPIIASNARNKGARKHLKSVYYDTPERALRKSGLSLRVRQNGARFVQTVKTDAADDPLRRGELEASVPSLAPDLALAMPFIPEKLREQLETQPLEPVFTADIHRHARMIDLPSGTVEIAFDQGELIAGERSLPVSEIELELKSGSASTIYEIALRLAEHGAVKPSIRSKSARGFDLAADKPPAARRPRKLQLDPSVTLDEAFETILRSCFHHLLQSLPAAEDGRNPEGVHQLRVSLRRLRSALDLMASVGALSNLDALRAETKWLAQDLSAARDWDVFQLDTLPTIASACPAVAGFDTLGRAAARRQSEAYRKAHRALGDRRCALFLIGLGGWIETRGWRNDVAAEDLGQLAEPAVNFAQRILSEQHAKVLKRGRRFKSLSPEQVHRVRLAAKRLRYLSEFLLPLFADRKSARRYSRRLAGLQEELGAFNDMAVTASLLDRLGGESSDSAIAAAAIAGWQARASVGVQPALQSTWRDFTTARVPWVSQN; from the coding sequence ATGCTAAAGTCAGACGCAACGCCGGCCCGCAAGACTCCGGGCGCGCCGGATGGGAATCCTGTCCCAAAGGACAACAAGAGAACGCAAGTCGCCGCCGGCTTCCTCAGGCAGATTGATCTGGCCGAGGCCGGCGCGGAACCAAAGACCGTCGAGGGCGCTGTGAGTGATCAGACGCCGTCGCAAGATGCGACGCCCGCGCCGGAGCCAACCCAATCGACTGTCGCCGCGCGCGTCTCGGCCGAGATCGAGCTCAAGCTTCTCGTCGATGCCGAGCGCATGGCGCATTTCAATGCCGCGCCGATCATCGCGAGCAACGCGCGCAACAAGGGGGCACGCAAGCATCTCAAATCGGTCTACTACGACACGCCCGAGCGCGCGCTTCGGAAGAGCGGCCTCAGCTTGCGCGTGCGCCAGAACGGCGCGCGCTTCGTGCAGACCGTGAAGACCGACGCCGCGGACGATCCGCTGCGCCGTGGCGAGTTGGAGGCGAGCGTTCCCTCGCTCGCGCCGGATCTCGCTCTGGCGATGCCTTTCATTCCGGAGAAGCTCCGCGAGCAGCTCGAGACGCAGCCGCTTGAACCCGTCTTCACCGCCGACATCCATCGCCACGCGCGAATGATCGACCTGCCGTCCGGCACCGTCGAGATCGCCTTCGATCAGGGCGAGCTGATTGCCGGCGAGCGGTCGCTGCCGGTGAGCGAGATCGAGCTTGAGCTGAAGAGCGGCAGCGCCAGCACGATCTACGAGATCGCGCTGCGTCTTGCCGAGCACGGCGCGGTGAAGCCGTCGATCCGCAGCAAGTCGGCGCGCGGCTTCGATCTTGCCGCCGACAAGCCGCCGGCGGCGCGCCGGCCGCGCAAGCTTCAGCTCGATCCGTCAGTCACGCTCGACGAGGCCTTCGAGACCATCCTGCGGTCCTGCTTCCACCATTTGCTGCAATCGCTGCCGGCGGCCGAGGACGGTCGCAATCCGGAAGGCGTGCATCAGCTGCGCGTCTCGCTGCGGAGGCTTCGCTCGGCGCTCGATCTGATGGCGTCGGTCGGCGCGCTCAGCAATCTCGATGCGCTGCGGGCTGAAACCAAATGGCTGGCGCAGGACCTTTCGGCTGCGCGCGACTGGGATGTGTTCCAGCTCGACACCTTGCCGACGATCGCCTCGGCCTGTCCTGCGGTCGCTGGCTTCGATACGCTCGGCCGAGCCGCGGCCAGGCGCCAGTCCGAGGCTTATCGCAAAGCGCATCGCGCGCTCGGCGATCGCCGCTGCGCGCTGTTCCTGATCGGCCTCGGCGGCTGGATCGAGACGCGCGGCTGGCGCAACGACGTCGCCGCCGAAGACCTCGGCCAGCTCGCCGAGCCGGCGGTCAATTTCGCGCAGCGCATCCTGTCGGAGCAGCACGCCAAGGTGCTCAAGCGCGGGCGCCGGTTCAAGTCGCTGTCGCCTGAGCAGGTGCACCGGGTGCGGCTCGCGGCCAAGCGGCTGCGCTATCTCAGCGAGTTCCTGCTGCCGCTGTTTGCCGATCGCAAATCCGCCAGGCGCTACTCGCGCCGGCTCGCCGGCCTGCAGGAGGAGCTCGGCGCCTTCAACGACATGGCGGTCACGGCCTCGCTGCTCGATAGGCTCGGTGGCGAGTCCTCCGACAGCGCCATCGCGGCTGCCGCGATCGCCGGCTGGCAGGCGCGCGCCTCGGTCGGCGTGCAGCCCGCCCTGCAAAGCACGTGGCGCGATTTCACCACCGCGCGCGTGCCGTGGGTGTCGCAGAACTGA
- a CDS encoding metal-dependent hydrolase family protein — translation MGLGGPSSAAAEDSAVLFRNVRIFDGKASALSAPSSVLVRNGAIEKIATGDATVAAQIIDGGGRVLMPGLIDAHWHAMLVRPTPMAALAGDIGYNNLVAASEATATLMRGFTTIRDMGGPTFGLKQAIDEDLVAGPRIYPSGAIITITGGHGDFRQLSDLPRTIGGMLSRMEQIGGSMVADSPDEVRVRAREQLMQGASQVKLTAGGGVASPFSPLDVSTFTEPELRAAVEAADNWGTYVATHAYTPVAIQRSIAAGVRCIEHGHLMDEANAKLIAEKGIWLSTQPFLDLSGAAALGPAEQDKMRQVVAGTDRVYALAKKYKIKTAFGTDVLFSQALAEKQGSMLAALTRWYTPAEALAMATSANAELLSLSGLRNPYPGKLGVVEEGALADLLLVDGNPLDNIALVEDPAKSFVVIMKGGRIYKNSLAH, via the coding sequence ATGGGGCTCGGCGGCCCCTCGTCAGCAGCGGCCGAGGACTCCGCGGTGCTGTTCCGCAATGTCCGGATCTTCGACGGCAAGGCCAGCGCGCTCTCGGCGCCATCCAGCGTCCTCGTCAGGAACGGTGCCATCGAGAAGATTGCGACGGGAGACGCGACGGTAGCCGCACAAATCATCGACGGAGGCGGACGCGTTCTGATGCCGGGGCTGATCGACGCGCACTGGCACGCGATGCTGGTGCGTCCGACGCCGATGGCGGCGCTCGCGGGCGACATTGGCTACAACAATCTGGTTGCCGCGAGCGAAGCGACCGCGACGCTGATGCGCGGCTTCACCACCATTCGCGACATGGGCGGGCCGACCTTCGGCCTCAAGCAGGCCATCGACGAGGACCTCGTTGCTGGCCCGCGCATCTATCCATCCGGTGCCATCATCACCATCACTGGCGGACACGGCGATTTCCGCCAGCTCTCCGACCTGCCGCGGACCATCGGCGGCATGCTCAGCCGTATGGAGCAGATCGGCGGCAGCATGGTCGCCGACAGTCCCGACGAGGTGCGCGTCCGCGCCCGCGAGCAGCTGATGCAGGGCGCCTCGCAAGTCAAGCTCACCGCCGGCGGCGGCGTCGCTTCGCCGTTCAGCCCGCTCGACGTCTCCACCTTCACCGAGCCCGAGTTGCGCGCGGCAGTCGAAGCCGCCGACAATTGGGGCACTTACGTTGCGACGCACGCCTACACGCCGGTCGCGATCCAGCGCTCGATCGCGGCCGGCGTGAGATGCATCGAGCACGGTCATCTCATGGACGAGGCGAATGCGAAACTGATCGCAGAGAAGGGCATCTGGCTCAGCACGCAGCCGTTCCTCGATCTGTCCGGTGCCGCTGCGCTCGGGCCTGCGGAGCAGGACAAGATGCGGCAAGTGGTCGCCGGCACCGATCGCGTCTACGCGCTGGCGAAGAAGTACAAGATCAAGACCGCGTTCGGCACCGACGTGCTGTTCTCGCAGGCACTGGCGGAGAAGCAGGGCTCGATGCTGGCTGCGCTGACGCGCTGGTACACGCCGGCCGAAGCACTGGCCATGGCGACCTCGGCCAATGCGGAACTGTTGAGCCTCTCGGGCCTGCGCAATCCCTATCCCGGCAAGCTCGGCGTGGTGGAGGAGGGCGCACTCGCCGATCTCCTGCTCGTCGACGGCAATCCGCTCGACAACATCGCGCTCGTCGAAGATCCCGCGAAGAGTTTTGTCGTGATCATGAAGGGCGGCAGGATCTACAAGAACAGTCTTGCACATTGA
- a CDS encoding GntR family transcriptional regulator yields the protein MAAKTRQKSDAPDASDRVSRIREGVTAAILEHRLLPGTKLGEDEIGEIYGASRTLVRTALQQLAHEGIVNIEKNRGAFVARPTPADAREVFEARRLIEPTIVDHAIDAASPVWIDRLQQHLAEEREAELRGDARASVRLSGEFHRLVAEMSGHSIYLGFLKELIARSSLIILLYRRHDTPACGTDHHAGIVAAIRKRDREAARAQMLSHLREIEAELFLKDPAADELRLADVLGA from the coding sequence CCAGAAATCCGACGCGCCAGATGCGAGCGATCGCGTCAGCCGGATCAGGGAAGGCGTGACCGCCGCGATCCTCGAGCATCGCCTGCTGCCGGGCACGAAGCTCGGCGAAGACGAGATCGGCGAGATCTACGGCGCGAGCCGCACGCTGGTGCGCACCGCGCTGCAACAGCTTGCACATGAGGGAATCGTCAACATCGAGAAGAACCGCGGCGCCTTCGTCGCGCGGCCGACGCCGGCCGATGCTCGCGAAGTGTTCGAGGCGCGCCGCCTGATCGAACCGACGATCGTCGATCATGCGATCGATGCGGCGTCACCGGTCTGGATCGATCGTCTCCAGCAACATCTCGCCGAAGAGCGCGAGGCCGAGCTGCGCGGCGATGCCCGCGCCTCCGTGCGGCTCTCCGGCGAGTTTCACCGGCTTGTTGCCGAGATGAGCGGCCACAGCATCTATCTCGGCTTCCTCAAGGAGCTGATCGCGCGCTCCTCGCTGATCATCCTGCTCTATCGCCGCCACGACACGCCGGCCTGCGGCACCGATCATCACGCCGGCATCGTCGCCGCAATCCGCAAGCGCGACCGGGAGGCCGCGCGGGCGCAGATGCTGTCGCATCTGCGAGAGATCGAGGCCGAGCTGTTCCTGAAGGATCCCGCGGCCGACGAGCTGCGGCTCGCGGACGTGCTTGGCGCCTGA